CCGGCCGGCGTACTTGTCGGCCCATTCCTTGGGCACGTGGTGCGGCGCGTGGGTCGCCCCCGGTGCGAAGTACGCGAAGAACGGCCGGTTCGGCATGAGCGCCTTCTGCGTGCGGATCCACGTGATCGCGTGATCGGCGAGATCCTCCGTGAGGTGGTACCCCTCCTCCGGCGTCGCCGGGGGCTCGACGGGAGTCGTGCCCTCGTACAGCGCCGGATCCCACTGGTTGTTCTCGCCCCCGATGAACCCGTAGAACGTCTCGAAGCCGCCGCCGGCCGACGGCCACGCGTCGAACGGCCCGATGGAGGACGACTGCCACACCGGGACCTCATGGCACTTGCCGAACTGGGCGGTCGAATAGCCGTTGAGCTTCAGCGTCATCGCCAGCGGCGCCTTCGTGTTCGGCCGCAGCGAGCTGTTGCCCGGAGCCGACGTCGCCGTCTCGGTGATGCTGCCCATGCCGACCGAGTGGTGGTTGCGCCCGGTCAGCAGAGCCTGCCGTGTGGGAGCGCACAAGGCGGTCGTGTGGAACCGCGTGAAGCTCAGTCCGCCCGCGGCGAGCTTCTCTGCGGTCGGGGTCGCGCAGGGGCCGCCGAACGCGCTCGAGGCGCCGAAGCCGACGTCGTCGAGGAGCACGATCAGTACGTTGGGTGCGCCCTCGGGCGGCAGCAGCGGCTCGATCGGGGGGTAGGCGGTATCGGGATCCTTCGCGTCGTAGGTGGTCAGACCGGGCGACGGTCGGTCAGGAATCGGCAGCATCGTGCGGGCGTGACGGTCGGCGCTCATGAGAATCCCCTTCGACGGTCTCGACGCTTGAACCGTACGCGCGCGTGCCTCCGCGGCGCCTCACGCGATCTGGGTGATGTGCCGATTCTGCTCGCGACCTGGCGCCCGCGAGTCGTCACCCAGACCGCGTGATGTGCGCGTGGGTGCGCCGGAGTACCGTGCATGCCGACAGCCTCTCCGAAAGGACGCAGTGATGAACGAAGAACTGTCCAGCGGACCCATCGACTATCTGATCGTGGAGTGGCCGGCAGGCTCGCCGCCGAACGGCGAGGCGTTCCCCCATCTCGTCGACCTCGTCGACAGGGGACTCATCCGCATCCTCGACATGACGTTCGTGACGAAGGACGAGGATGGCACCGTGTCGGGGGTCGCCATCGGCGACTTCGACCTCGACGGGATTCCCGACCTCGCCGTGTTCGAGGGCGTCGGCTCGGGGTTGCTCGGCGACGACGACGTGGACCAGGCCGGCAATGCGCTGGAGCCCGGAACGTCCGGAGCGATCCTCGTATACGAGAACACCTGGGCGGCGCCGTTCGCGACCGCCCTTCGCAAGAGCGGCGCGCAGCTTGTCGATTCCGGCCGCATCCCGGTGAACGCGATCGTCGCCGCGCTCGACGAACTAGACGCCGCCGAAGTCTGAGGAGGAAGACATCATGGGATTGTTGCGAGGAGTCGCACGCACCGCCGTCGTCGCCGGCACCGCCACGGCGGTGTCCAACCGGGTCTCGCGCCGTCAGGCCAATCGCTGGTCGCAGCAGGCCGAAGCGCAGGCCTACGAGCAGCAGCAGGCGGCGAACTACCCACCGCCGGCGCCCGCTCCGGCGCCCGCCCCGGCCGCCGCCGCACCGACGGAGACCGACACCCTCGAGCAGCTCACGAAGCTCGGCGAGCTCAAGGCCGCGGGTGTGCTGACCGAAGAGGAGTTCCAGGCGCAGAAGGCCAAGATCCTGGGGTAGGCCACCATCGACGCGACGGCTCATGAACGCCGCGCGCAGAGGGAAGGAGCCGGGCGTGGCTGACTATCGCTCACGACTGCGCAGACTGGCGGCCAACGAGCCCGGGATCATCGACGACGAGGGCCCCGCGGCGCTGAGTGCCGCGGGTCTGAACGACCAGTCGCGGGCGCTGGTCCGTCTCGCGGGGCTCGTCGCCGTCGGCGGGTCGGATGCCTCGTACGCCGAGCAGGTCGACGAGGCCGTGAGCGCCGGGCTCACCGCCGACGCCATCGTCTCGGTGCTGTTCGCGCTCGGGCCCATCGTCGGCGTGCCGCGCGCGGTGAGCGCGGCGCCCTCCGTCGCCCGGGGTCTCGGCTACGACCTCGAAGAGTAGCCCTACGAGCCGCCGAGCAGGCCCACCGAGGTGGCGCGCTCGACCGCCTCGCCGCGCGAGGACACCCCGAGCTTGCGGTAGATCGAGCCGACCTGCGTGCTGACCGTGTTGCGCGAGACGAACAGGCGCGAGGCGATCTCGGGGATCGTGAGATACGTCTGCAGATAGGGCAGGAGCCGCAGCTCGGCAGGCGTGAGCGGGGGCGGTCCGCCGGCCGCGACCCGAGGATCGGTCACGCTGTCGCGCAGGCGCGCGAAGTCGTCGACGAGCGCACCCAGGTCGGGTCGGCGCAGCAGAATGTCCTCGACCTCGCGCACGAGCTGGCGGGCTGCCGCGGCATCCCCCATGGCCCACCACGTCGTGGCGAGGTGGAGACGCAGCCGCACCGCCACCGTCGGCATGGCGCCGCTGGCGCCGGCCCGCTCTCGCATCGCATGCGCCAGCTCCCGCTCGGCGGCATGGAGGTCACCGCGATGCAGCGCGATGCGAGCCGCGGCGGCGTAGGCGCCGAGCGCGGTCGAATAGGTGTGCAGGCGGTGAGCGTCGATGACGCGTCGCGCTTCGCCGACGAAGTGGTCCGCGTCGTCCCACTTTCCGTGCTCGATCGCGATCATCGCCCGCAGCGACGCGTTCAGCACCTGCACCTTGAAGTTCCCCGCCTCGGCGGCGCGCGCGGCGGCCTGCGCGAACAGCGCGTCGGCGGCGTCCACCTCGCCGCTGAGCAGCAGCGCATCCCCGGCGAGCGTGAGCGCCTGATCCCGCCAGACGCTCCACGCCGGTTCGGCGTTCATGGCGAGCGCAGCGTCCTCGCGCATCGCCGCAAGCCCGTGGGCGCACATCGCGGCCCTCAGCATGGCGCGCGCCGATTCGTACGACGCCGAGCCGTCGGCGGGAACACGGGCGAATGACAGGGACTCCGCGCGGGTCGCCCACTTCTCGGCCTCGGCGTCGTGCGCGGTGAGGGCGGCGATCCATCCGGCGAGGACAGCGAGCGGCGGGTACGCGCGGATGCTCTCCTCGCCGACCGCCTGCACCCATCGCCGCACGGTCGCCAGATCTCCGGCCTGGTAGGTCGTGTAGCCGATCGCGTCGATCAGGCGGGCGCAGCGATCGCGGTCGGGTGTCTGAAGGAGGTGTTCGACGGCCATCGCCGGCTGATCGTTCGCTTCGTACCAGTCGGCCGCGCGGCGGTGCAGGTCGGCGACCGCCTCCTCGTCCTCGTGGCGCAGCTCGCCGAGGAGGAACTCCCGGTAGAGCTGGTGATAGCGGTACAGATCCCGCGTGCGGTCCAGCGGGACGAGGAACACGTTCGACTCCTCGAGGTCGCGCAGCCCCGGTGCGCCGTCGGGATCGTCGGCGACGGCCGCGCACAGGGCGTCCGACATGACGTCGAGCACGGACGAACGGATCAGGAAGCGCCGCGTCTGCGCGGGCAGCGCCGACAGCGACTCGCGATACAGATAGTCGGTGACGAACCGGTCGTCGCCCGAGATGTCGAGCACCTCGCCCCGCGCCGCCGAGACGGAGGCGGCGAGGTGGACACCGACCGGCCAGCCCTCGGTGTGGGCGAGGATCGCTTCGACGTCGTCGCCCGCGACGTCGACGTGGGCTCGTGCGAACACCGTCCGGACCCCGGCCGCGTCCAGCGCCAGGTCGGCGGCGCCGATCTCGAGGACGTCCCCCTCCACCCGACGGCTCGCCGCCTGCATCTGCGGGGCGCGACTGGCCGCCACCAACTGCGAACCGCCGGGGACACCGCCCATGACGACGGTGAGCACGTCGTCGCACACCCCGGACTCGAGGCAGTGCAGATCATCGAGCATCATCACGAAGGGCGTCGGCGCAGAGCGCAGAGCGGCCGCCAGCATCGGTGCCGCGCGACCGAGAGCAGCCGACGGCGGGACGCGCATGTCGCCCGCGAGGTCGTCCCGGCCGCCGGTCGCGCGCGCGAAGGATGTCGCGAGAAGGGTCAGCAGCGTCACCGGATCGTCGTCGAACCGGTCCAGCGACACCCAGGCGACCGGTCGGTCCTCACCGTCGGCCCACTCGGCGAGCATGCTCGACTTGCCGTACCCGGCCGATGCGCTGACGCACACGAAGCGGTTCGCCGCGTCCCGGGCGGAGTCGATGAGCCCGCTACGGCTCACGAACGCCGCCCGTGGTGCGGGCGCGATCAGCTTGGCGTCCAGCGGCACCGGTCTCGCTGTGCGCGTGCTCGTCGATGAGGCCCCCAGCCCTGCGCTCACAGATTCGAGGCTAGCGGCGAACCCGCCCCATCACCGGGCCGAACGTCCCGGACGGCGCTACCGGATCGTGCGATCCGCATGATGTGCGCGTCCGACAGGCCGGGCTACCGTGAGGGCATCATCGGCCGCGAACCTCGCGACCGAGGGAGGAAAAGGGCTGATCAAATGAACTTCTGGGAATTCCTGGTGTGGATGTTCTGGATCTACATCGTCATCTCGTGCATCTGGATCTACATCACGATCCTCATCGACCTCTTCCGCGACCACACGATGGGCGGATGGGGGAAGGCGCTCTGGGTCATCTTCCTCGTCTTCCTGCCCCTGCTCGGTGCGCTGATCTACCTCATCGCACGCGGCCGCAGCATGTCGGAGCGCCGCGTCGCCGAAGCGCAGCAGGCGCAGCAAGCGACGAACGACTACATCCGAACTGTCGCGGGCGGCGGGAAGTCGCCGACCGCCGAGATCGAGTCGGCGAAGGCTCTTCTGGACGCAGGCACGATCACGCAAGCGGACTTCGACGCGATCAAGACGAAGGCGCTTCAGGGCTGACGCCCACCGCACCACGGGGCGGGGACCGGGCACCGGCCCCCGCCCCGTCGCGATGACCGTCCAGTGACCCCAGCGCGACACCACCATGCCCGGCACCGCTCCGAAGAGCTCCACAACCCGCCTGGGAATGCCTCGCCCGCATGAGGCATCCCCACGGATCACCGTCGATCCGAGAACGGCCCCGCCGCAGTTCCACCTGCTGGCCAAGCCGGCGGGATCGACCTGCAACCTGGACTGCACCTACTGCTTCTTCCTGTCCAAAGAGGCCCTGTACCCCTCGGACAGCTCGCGGATGACCGACCAGGTCCTCGAGGAGTACATCGTCCAACTGCTGGAGTCCCACCGCTCCCCCGAGGTGACCGTCGCCTGGCAGGGCGGCGAGCCGACCCTGATGGGTCTTGACTTCTTCGCGAAGTCCGTGGAGATCGTCCGGCAGCACCGGCGACCGGGCCAGCGGGTGCAGTACGCCCTGCAGACGAACGGCGTGCTGCTGGACGACGCCTGGGGCAGGTTCCTCGCCGAGAACGACGTCCTCGTCGGACTGAGCATCGACGGCCCCGCGCCGATGCACGACACCTACCGGGTCAACCGAGGCGGGCGCGGCACACACCGTCAGGTCCTGAAGGGCCTCGATGTGCTCCGCCGCAACGGTGTCGAGTTCAACATCCTCTGCACCGTCAACGCGGCGAACCAGGATCATGGCGCCGAGGTGTACCGCTACTTCCGCGATGAGCTCGGCGCGACCTTTCTGCAGTTCATCCCGATCGTCGAGCGCGCCACCGCGGAGAGTCTTCCGATCGCCAACCAGGGTTGGAGCGAGCGAGCCGGCGGACACCGCCCGCTCTACACGCAGACCGGATCACTGGTCACCGAGCGATCGGTCGCCGGCGACGCGTACGGGCGGTTCCTGATCGACGTGTACGACGAGTGGATCCGACATGACGTCGGAACCGTCTTAGTCCAGCTCTTCGACGTCACCCTGCAGGCCTACTTCGGCCAGCACTCGCTCTGCGTCCACGCGCCCACGTGCGGCACCGCGCTCGCGCTCGAGCACAACGGCGACCTCTACTCCTGCGACCACTACGTCGAGCCCGACTTCCTTCTCGGCAACATCACCCGCACCCACATGCTCGACCTCATCGCCTCGGACCGGCAGCGCGCCTTCGGGCAGAGCAAGCGCGACACCCTGACCGCCCAGTGCCGATCCTGCGACGTGCTCTCACTCTGCAACGGCGGATGCCCGAAAGACCGGTTCCTCACCTCGCGCGACGGCGAACCCGGCCAGAACCACCTGTGCGAAGGCCTGTATGCCTTCTACACGCACACACGACCGACCATGCTCGCCATGGCCCGGCTCCTCCGGCACGGGCATTACGCCGACGAGATCATGGACCAGGTCGCCGTCGGCGACCTGCCCTGACGGGATATCGCGCGGATAGGGTGACGCGCGCCGCGGATTCCGCCACGATGCTGGCGCCATGTGGAAGAAGAGCGCACCACCGCCCGAGAGCGCAGAAGTCCCTGACCCGGCACGACCACCCGGTGGCCCGTCCGGCGCGCGCCGCGTGCTGACGGCGTTCGACCATCCCTTCGGCACGGCGGTGGTCGTCACCTTCGGCGTGCTCTTCTCGATCGTGATGGGGCTCGCGATCGGATCGCTCTCGACCATCCTCATCTACATCACGCTGGCGCTGTTCGTCGCGATCGGGCTCGACCCGGTGGTCCGGCGCCTCGAGCGCGGCGGCGTGGCGAGACCGTGGGGGATCACGATCGTCTTCGGATCCTTCGCCCTGCTCCTTGTCGTGATCGTCGTCTTCGTCCTTCCCCCGGTGATCCGACAGCTCATCGAGTTCGCCAAGACCATCCCTCAGGCGATCACGGATCTGGAGTCTTCGGACTGGTACGCAGGCATCGAAGCCGACTACGGCGATGTGATCGGAAATGCGCTGGACCAGCTCAAGACCTTCCTGTCGGATCCGACGACCATCGCCAACCTGGGCGGTGGCCTCCTCGCCTTCACCATCGGGCTCACCACCGCGATCTCCGGCGGGCTGATCGTCGTGGTGCTCTCGCTGTACTTCCTGGGTTCGCTCCAGCCGATGAAGAACGCCATGTACCAGCTCGCCCCGGCCCGCAACCGGGCGAAGTTCTCGGAGCTGACGGACCGGATCACCGACTCCATGGGCGGCTACCTCATGGGCATGGTGGTGCTGGCCTCGATGAACGCCGTGGTCGCCACGGTGCTGCACCTGCTCCTCGGGCTCCCGTTCCCGGCGCTGATGGGTCTGATGGCGTTCCTCATCACCCTCATCCCGCTGATCGGGTCGGTGCTGTACTGGATCACGGCGACGGTGATCGCCCTGTTCACCAGCCCCGTGACCGCCCTGATCTTCGCCATCTGCTACCTGATCTACATCCAGATCGAGGCCTACGTGCTCACCCCGAGGGTGATGAACCGGACGATCTCGGTTCCCGGCGCGCTGGTGGTGATCGGCGCACTCGTCGGCGGCACGCTGCTGGGCCTGCTGGGCGCGCTGGTCGCGATCCCGGTCACGGCAGCCATCCTGCTGATCATCAAGGAGGTCTTCATCCCGCGGCAGGACGCGAAGACATGAGTCGGCTCGCAGTCAGGCTGCCCGGCACGGTGCCATCCTCGGGGGCGGCGGCCGACGCCCCCGGCGATGCCGTCGCTAGAGTGCACCTATGACGACGGGGTTCAGCGGATTCGATCTGGCATCGCTCATCGCTCTGGTGTTGACTCTCGCAATCGACATCACGGCGCTCATCGTCATCCCCCGCAGACGCAAGCCGACCGCGGCGATGGCGTGGCTGCTGGCCATCTTCCTGATCCCGATCGTGGGAATCGTGCTGTTCCTGCTGATCGGGACCTACCGTCTGCCGAAGGCGCGGCGTGACGAGCAGGCCCGCATCGATGGGCTGATCGCGTCGCGCGCCCGTTCGGCGGGACTTCACACCGACCCATCAGAGTGGCCGCGCTGGTTCCAGCGGGTCGTCGAGCAGAACGAGACCCTCACCAGCATCCCCGCCGTGAACGGCAACCGCGCCGTCCTGGAGGGGGACTACACCTCGTCGATCGACGCGATGGCGCGCGCCATGGACACCGCCGAGCGGTTCATCCACGTGGAGTTCTACATCGTGTCGTGGGACGACACCACCCGACGCTTCTTCTCGGCCATGGAGGCCGCCGTCGCCCGCGG
This region of Microbacterium thalassium genomic DNA includes:
- a CDS encoding DUF6325 family protein — translated: MNEELSSGPIDYLIVEWPAGSPPNGEAFPHLVDLVDRGLIRILDMTFVTKDEDGTVSGVAIGDFDLDGIPDLAVFEGVGSGLLGDDDVDQAGNALEPGTSGAILVYENTWAAPFATALRKSGAQLVDSGRIPVNAIVAALDELDAAEV
- a CDS encoding SHOCT domain-containing protein, whose translation is MGLLRGVARTAVVAGTATAVSNRVSRRQANRWSQQAEAQAYEQQQAANYPPPAPAPAPAPAAAAPTETDTLEQLTKLGELKAAGVLTEEEFQAQKAKILG
- a CDS encoding carboxymuconolactone decarboxylase family protein, giving the protein MADYRSRLRRLAANEPGIIDDEGPAALSAAGLNDQSRALVRLAGLVAVGGSDASYAEQVDEAVSAGLTADAIVSVLFALGPIVGVPRAVSAAPSVARGLGYDLEE
- a CDS encoding LuxR family transcriptional regulator; the protein is MSAGLGASSTSTRTARPVPLDAKLIAPAPRAAFVSRSGLIDSARDAANRFVCVSASAGYGKSSMLAEWADGEDRPVAWVSLDRFDDDPVTLLTLLATSFARATGGRDDLAGDMRVPPSAALGRAAPMLAAALRSAPTPFVMMLDDLHCLESGVCDDVLTVVMGGVPGGSQLVAASRAPQMQAASRRVEGDVLEIGAADLALDAAGVRTVFARAHVDVAGDDVEAILAHTEGWPVGVHLAASVSAARGEVLDISGDDRFVTDYLYRESLSALPAQTRRFLIRSSVLDVMSDALCAAVADDPDGAPGLRDLEESNVFLVPLDRTRDLYRYHQLYREFLLGELRHEDEEAVADLHRRAADWYEANDQPAMAVEHLLQTPDRDRCARLIDAIGYTTYQAGDLATVRRWVQAVGEESIRAYPPLAVLAGWIAALTAHDAEAEKWATRAESLSFARVPADGSASYESARAMLRAAMCAHGLAAMREDAALAMNAEPAWSVWRDQALTLAGDALLLSGEVDAADALFAQAAARAAEAGNFKVQVLNASLRAMIAIEHGKWDDADHFVGEARRVIDAHRLHTYSTALGAYAAAARIALHRGDLHAAERELAHAMRERAGASGAMPTVAVRLRLHLATTWWAMGDAAAARQLVREVEDILLRRPDLGALVDDFARLRDSVTDPRVAAGGPPPLTPAELRLLPYLQTYLTIPEIASRLFVSRNTVSTQVGSIYRKLGVSSRGEAVERATSVGLLGGS
- a CDS encoding SHOCT domain-containing protein, producing the protein MNFWEFLVWMFWIYIVISCIWIYITILIDLFRDHTMGGWGKALWVIFLVFLPLLGALIYLIARGRSMSERRVAEAQQAQQATNDYIRTVAGGGKSPTAEIESAKALLDAGTITQADFDAIKTKALQG
- a CDS encoding anaerobic sulfatase maturase codes for the protein MPRPHEASPRITVDPRTAPPQFHLLAKPAGSTCNLDCTYCFFLSKEALYPSDSSRMTDQVLEEYIVQLLESHRSPEVTVAWQGGEPTLMGLDFFAKSVEIVRQHRRPGQRVQYALQTNGVLLDDAWGRFLAENDVLVGLSIDGPAPMHDTYRVNRGGRGTHRQVLKGLDVLRRNGVEFNILCTVNAANQDHGAEVYRYFRDELGATFLQFIPIVERATAESLPIANQGWSERAGGHRPLYTQTGSLVTERSVAGDAYGRFLIDVYDEWIRHDVGTVLVQLFDVTLQAYFGQHSLCVHAPTCGTALALEHNGDLYSCDHYVEPDFLLGNITRTHMLDLIASDRQRAFGQSKRDTLTAQCRSCDVLSLCNGGCPKDRFLTSRDGEPGQNHLCEGLYAFYTHTRPTMLAMARLLRHGHYADEIMDQVAVGDLP
- a CDS encoding AI-2E family transporter is translated as MWKKSAPPPESAEVPDPARPPGGPSGARRVLTAFDHPFGTAVVVTFGVLFSIVMGLAIGSLSTILIYITLALFVAIGLDPVVRRLERGGVARPWGITIVFGSFALLLVVIVVFVLPPVIRQLIEFAKTIPQAITDLESSDWYAGIEADYGDVIGNALDQLKTFLSDPTTIANLGGGLLAFTIGLTTAISGGLIVVVLSLYFLGSLQPMKNAMYQLAPARNRAKFSELTDRITDSMGGYLMGMVVLASMNAVVATVLHLLLGLPFPALMGLMAFLITLIPLIGSVLYWITATVIALFTSPVTALIFAICYLIYIQIEAYVLTPRVMNRTISVPGALVVIGALVGGTLLGLLGALVAIPVTAAILLIIKEVFIPRQDAKT